The following are from one region of the Sphingobacteriales bacterium genome:
- a CDS encoding winged helix-turn-helix transcriptional regulator, which translates to MTDEILSHPVKKAILEFLHETNGSFFGDIVEALPFSYSEVLQNLIELKQLGIVSKRSEPSHFVIN; encoded by the coding sequence ATGACTGATGAGATCCTTTCTCATCCTGTTAAAAAAGCTATTCTGGAGTTTTTACACGAGACCAATGGAAGTTTTTTCGGTGATATTGTTGAGGCATTGCCTTTTTCCTATTCCGAAGTACTTCAGAATTTAATCGAATTAAAACAATTGGGAATTGTCAGCAAGCGTTCTGAACCGTCACATTTTGTCATTAATTAA
- a CDS encoding CPBP family intramembrane metalloprotease gives MKQKNSRIFADNLNSLDNSLRNKVYLRYFFIILLITLGCLMFFTILSSLLMIIFSGTSPDEQQPVWVLKMMQVVLMAGIFGGSSWLAGKMLHFKYLKVYGISYSPPVADYFFSLMLFVILIPFLQWTIAINEQMTLPDWLSSVENWMRSMEEQLARQTESFLQMNNFSDLLINMLIIAIVPAFFEELFFRGLIQSFLLEWFRKPWVAILFTSLFFSGVHLQFYGFLPRFILGLVLGYLFYYSGSLWLSVFFHFTNNALSIVFSYLEQHHFISNKFEEQMSSSYLLVIISLAVVAAVMIYFAVYYDKRRDKSKDWVKVFETENNSEAEIIAGKIENSGIPVSLINKKDSSFTTFGMLEIYVSPENVSEAKRIIHEDLSETQPE, from the coding sequence ATGAAACAGAAAAACTCCCGTATCTTTGCAGACAATTTGAATTCTTTGGATAACTCTTTACGCAATAAGGTATATTTACGGTATTTTTTCATCATCCTGCTCATTACTTTGGGATGCCTGATGTTTTTTACCATTTTAAGTTCCCTGCTCATGATAATTTTTTCAGGCACTTCTCCTGATGAACAGCAGCCTGTCTGGGTGCTAAAGATGATGCAGGTTGTGTTAATGGCCGGAATTTTCGGAGGCAGTTCCTGGCTGGCTGGGAAGATGTTGCATTTTAAATACCTTAAAGTTTATGGAATCTCATATTCCCCTCCGGTTGCAGATTATTTCTTCTCCTTAATGCTGTTTGTAATTTTGATACCATTTTTACAATGGACTATCGCCATCAACGAACAGATGACACTTCCCGATTGGTTATCTTCAGTTGAAAACTGGATGAGGAGTATGGAAGAACAGCTGGCCAGACAAACGGAAAGTTTTCTGCAAATGAATAATTTTTCAGATCTGCTTATTAATATGCTGATTATTGCCATTGTGCCTGCTTTTTTTGAAGAATTGTTTTTCAGGGGTTTAATCCAATCTTTTTTACTGGAATGGTTCCGGAAACCATGGGTGGCCATTTTGTTCACATCACTCTTTTTCAGTGGCGTTCATTTGCAGTTTTATGGTTTTCTTCCTCGTTTTATCTTAGGCCTTGTTTTGGGTTATCTGTTTTATTATTCGGGTAGCTTATGGCTTTCCGTTTTTTTTCATTTTACAAATAATGCACTTAGCATCGTTTTTTCTTATCTGGAGCAACATCATTTTATCAGTAATAAATTTGAAGAACAAATGTCGTCATCGTATTTACTGGTCATTATCAGCCTGGCTGTAGTGGCTGCTGTCATGATTTACTTTGCCGTTTATTATGACAAAAGAAGGGACAAATCGAAAGATTGGGTAAAAGTTTTTGAAACAGAAAACAACAGTGAAGCCGAAATCATTGCCGGAAAGATTGAAAATTCAGGGATACCTGTCAGTCTCATCAATAAAAAAGACTCATCATTTACTACCTTTGGGATGCTCGAAATATACGTCAGTCCTGAAAATGTTTCAGAAGCAAAACGAATCATTCATGAAGACCTTTCAGAAACACAACCTGAATAA